A portion of the Parambassis ranga chromosome 22, fParRan2.1, whole genome shotgun sequence genome contains these proteins:
- the hikeshi gene encoding protein Hikeshi, with product MFGCLVAGRLVQTDAVQVASDKFVFNLPDYENVNHVVVFMLGTVPFPAGMGGAVYFSFPDPASGAPVWQLLGFITNDKPSAIFKISGLKAGEGGAHPFGMMASTASPSVAQVGVSVEALDQLAQQIPVSSAAVSTVDSFLQFTQKMLDSLYNFASSFAVSQAQMMPNPAETFIPSSCILKWYENFQRRLAQNPNFWKT from the coding sequence ATGTTTGGTTGTTTGGTCGCCGGCAGGTTGGTGCAGACCGACGCGGTGCAGGTCGCTTCGGACAAGTTCGTATTCAACCTGCCGGACTATGAGAACGTGAACCACGTGGTGGTGTTCATGCTGGGGACGGTGCCGTTCCCTGCCGGCATGGGTGGCGCCGTGTACTTCTCGTTCCCGGACCCGGCGAGCGGCGCCCCGGTGTGGCAGCTGCTCGGCTTCATCACCAACGACAAACCCAGCGCCATCTTCAAGATCTCCGGGCTCAAAGCCGGCGAGGGCGGGGCGCACCCATTCGGCATGATGGCCTCCACCGCGTCCCCCTCCGTGGCACAGGTCGGCGTGTCTGTGGAGGCTTTGGATCAGCTGGCGCAGCAGATCCCGGTGTCCAGCGCCGCCGTGTCCACCGTGGACTCCTTCCTGCAGTTCACCCAGAAGATGCTGGACAGTCTGTACAACTTCGCCTCGTCCTTCGCGGTGTCGCAGGCGCAGATGATGCCGAACCCCGCAGAGACTTTCATCCCGTCCAGCTGCATCCTCAAGTGGTATGAGAACTTCCAGAGGAGGCTGGCACAGAACCCGAACTTCTGGAAGACCTGA
- the LOC114427468 gene encoding dehydrogenase/reductase SDR family member 13-like, giving the protein MLLLLLGALLVGGYFILYVTVLKLPRCKSTAKLHGKTAVVTGANTGIGKTTAMDLARRGARVILACRDRRRAEAAVQEIIQETGNQQVVFMQLDLASLKSVRSFAENFLNSESRLDLLINNAGLLNSGTTEDGFGMIFGVNHLGHFLLTVLLLDRLKASGPSRVVNVASKAYEMGKVDFHCLTTHKDLSVGSGDYQLFKKYCHSKLCNILFTYELAKRLQGSDVTCYSLHPGTIKTEIGRYSSFWWRLLIAPISFLFFVDAESGAQTTLHCALEPGIENLSGHYFTQCAPLLSIESKARDDAAATKLWELSETFCGLP; this is encoded by the exons atgctgctgctgctgcttggagCTCTGCTGGTTGGAGGTTATTTCATCCTTTACGTGACTGTTCTCAAGCTGCCCAGATGTAAAAGTACTGCAAAGCTTCATGGGAAAACGGCCGTGGTCACTG GAGCAAACACCGGCATCGGTAAGACCACTGCCATGGACCTGGCCAGAAGGGGGGCGAGGGTGATCCTGGCCTGCCGGGACAGACGGCGGGCTGAAGCTGCTGTCCAGGAGATTATCCAG gaaacaggaaaccagCAGGTGGTCTTCATGCAGCTGGACCTGGCCAGTCTGAAGTCGGTTCGCTCCTTCGCTGAAAACTTCCTGAACTCTGAGTCCAGGCTGGATCTGCTCATCAACAACGCCG GTCTGTTGAACAGTGGAACCACGGAGGACGGCTTCGGGATGATCTTTGGGGTCAATCACCTGGGTCACTTCCTGTTGACGGTGCTGCTCCTGGACCGGCTGAAGGCGAGCGGGCCGAGCCGCGTGGTGAACGTGGCCTCCAAAGCCTATGAGATGGGGAAAGTGGACTTCCACTGCCTGACCACGCACAAAGACCTGAGTGTGGGCAGCGGCGACTACCAGCTCTTCAAGAAGTACTGCCACAGCAAACTGTGCAACATCCTCTTCACCTACGAGCTCGCCAAGCGGCTGCAGGGCTCCGACGTCACCTGTTACAGCCTCCACCCAg GAACCATAAAGACGGAGATCGGCCGGTACTCCAGTTTCTGGTGGAGGCTCCTCATCGCTCCCATCAGCTTCCTGTTCTTCGTGGACGCCGAGTCCGGCGCTCAGACCACGCTGCACTGCGCTCTGGAGCCGGGCATCGAGAACCTGAGCGGGCACTATTTCACCCAGTGCGCCCCGCTGCTCTCCATCGAGTCAAAGGCCAGAGACGACGCTGCGGCCACAAAGCTGTGGGAGCTGAGCGAGACCTTCTGCGGCCTGCCCTGA
- the LOC114427467 gene encoding dehydrogenase/reductase SDR family member 13-like isoform X1, with product MFQLLLLAAVLLGGYVLLTQTLFRRSKCKGNRAIAGKTVIITGELTGLDRVKPLTRRDHRALLHCVCLPAAGGNTGIGKATALHLAGRGARIILACRNRDKAATAIAEIQEQTGNSDVVYMQLDLASLKSVRCFAETFLKNESRLDLLINNAGLVGDGRTEDGFGVQFGVNHLGHFLLTCLLLERLKESGGGRVVTLSSMAHRWGHIDFEALAVNRHLGTGTYSWQFFQAYCSSKLCNVLFTHELAKRLRGSSVTCYSVHPGVVRTELSRHVSLWQKVFIEPVARLLFLDPETGAQTTLHCALQEGIEPLSGRYFSCCAAQEVGARARDGAVARKLWEVSEGLCGLSS from the exons atgtttcagctgctgctgctggccgcCGTGCTGCTCGGAGGATACGTCCTCCTCACCCAGACGCTCTTCAGAAGGTCCAAATGCAAAGGAAACCGAGCCATAGCCGGGAAGACCGTCATCATCACAGGTGAGCTGACAGGTCTGGACAGGGTTAAACCTTTAACCCGTCGGGACCACCGGGCtctgcttcactgtgtgtgtcttcctgctgcaggagggaACACCGGCATCGGTAAGGCCACGGCTCTGCATCTGGCCGGGAGGGGGGCCCGGATCATCCTGGCCTGCCGGAACCGCGACAAGGCTGCAACCGCCATCGCAGAAATACAAGAG CAAACAGGAAACAGCGACGTGGTCTACATGCAGCTGGACCTGGCCAGTCTGAAGTCCGTCCGCTGCTTCGCAGAGACCTTCCTGAAAAATGAGTCCAGGCTGGATCTGCTCATCAACAACGCag GTCTGGTGGGCGACGGCCGCACCGAGGACGGCTTCGGCGTTCAGTTCGGGGTGAACCACCTcggccacttcctgttgacCTGCCTGCTGTTGGAGCGGCTGAAGGAGTCCGGGGGAGGACGAGTGGTCACCCTGTCCTCCATGGCTCACCGCTGGGGACACATCGACTTTGAG gcccTGGCTGTGAACAGACACCTGGGCACCGGCACCTACAGCTGGCAGTTCTTCCAGGCGTACTGCAGCAGCAAACTGTGCAACGTGCTCTTCACCCACGAGCTCGCCAAGAGGCTGCGAGGGAGCAGCGTGACGTGCTACAGCGTGCACCCAG GGGTCGTTCGCACCGAGCTGTCCCGACACGTCAGCCTGTGGCAGAAGGTTTTCATCGAGCCCGTGGCCCGGCTGCTGTTCCTGGACCCGGAGACTGGGGCTCAGACCACACTGCACTGCGCCCTGCAGGAGGGGATCGAACCTCTGAGCGGCCGCTACTTCTCCTGCTGCGCCGCCCAGGAGGTGGGGGCCCGGGCGCGGGACGGCGCCGTGGCCCGAAAACTGTGGGAGGTCAGCGAGGGGCTGTGTGGACTGTCATCTTAA
- the LOC114427467 gene encoding dehydrogenase/reductase SDR family member 13-like isoform X2, with amino-acid sequence MFQLLLLAAVLLGGYVLLTQTLFRRSKCKGNRAIAGKTVIITGGNTGIGKATALHLAGRGARIILACRNRDKAATAIAEIQEQTGNSDVVYMQLDLASLKSVRCFAETFLKNESRLDLLINNAGLVGDGRTEDGFGVQFGVNHLGHFLLTCLLLERLKESGGGRVVTLSSMAHRWGHIDFEALAVNRHLGTGTYSWQFFQAYCSSKLCNVLFTHELAKRLRGSSVTCYSVHPGVVRTELSRHVSLWQKVFIEPVARLLFLDPETGAQTTLHCALQEGIEPLSGRYFSCCAAQEVGARARDGAVARKLWEVSEGLCGLSS; translated from the exons atgtttcagctgctgctgctggccgcCGTGCTGCTCGGAGGATACGTCCTCCTCACCCAGACGCTCTTCAGAAGGTCCAAATGCAAAGGAAACCGAGCCATAGCCGGGAAGACCGTCATCATCACAG gagggaACACCGGCATCGGTAAGGCCACGGCTCTGCATCTGGCCGGGAGGGGGGCCCGGATCATCCTGGCCTGCCGGAACCGCGACAAGGCTGCAACCGCCATCGCAGAAATACAAGAG CAAACAGGAAACAGCGACGTGGTCTACATGCAGCTGGACCTGGCCAGTCTGAAGTCCGTCCGCTGCTTCGCAGAGACCTTCCTGAAAAATGAGTCCAGGCTGGATCTGCTCATCAACAACGCag GTCTGGTGGGCGACGGCCGCACCGAGGACGGCTTCGGCGTTCAGTTCGGGGTGAACCACCTcggccacttcctgttgacCTGCCTGCTGTTGGAGCGGCTGAAGGAGTCCGGGGGAGGACGAGTGGTCACCCTGTCCTCCATGGCTCACCGCTGGGGACACATCGACTTTGAG gcccTGGCTGTGAACAGACACCTGGGCACCGGCACCTACAGCTGGCAGTTCTTCCAGGCGTACTGCAGCAGCAAACTGTGCAACGTGCTCTTCACCCACGAGCTCGCCAAGAGGCTGCGAGGGAGCAGCGTGACGTGCTACAGCGTGCACCCAG GGGTCGTTCGCACCGAGCTGTCCCGACACGTCAGCCTGTGGCAGAAGGTTTTCATCGAGCCCGTGGCCCGGCTGCTGTTCCTGGACCCGGAGACTGGGGCTCAGACCACACTGCACTGCGCCCTGCAGGAGGGGATCGAACCTCTGAGCGGCCGCTACTTCTCCTGCTGCGCCGCCCAGGAGGTGGGGGCCCGGGCGCGGGACGGCGCCGTGGCCCGAAAACTGTGGGAGGTCAGCGAGGGGCTGTGTGGACTGTCATCTTAA